The following nucleotide sequence is from Nothobranchius furzeri strain GRZ-AD chromosome 6, NfurGRZ-RIMD1, whole genome shotgun sequence.
tatttaatttactgcATGTGAAAAAGCATGTGTCTTGTTTCATAGACTGTTCCATGGGTGGCGCTTATCTTCATGCTTGCAGACACTAGATTTTCTTTGACACATGCAAACTTTTCCATCACTGCCCTTTCCTTCTGCCCCATGGAGAAGACGTGCAGAAGGTTCTAGAACAGAGATCACTAATAGGCGGACCTGGGTCCGGATCCGGACCGAAATGCTGTCTGGTGTGGACCCGAGCCTAATGCCAAAATAAAGTTCGCCTAATTTTATAACCGCTTCTGGCCAGTGCAGCTATTGCACTCTTTACGGTAGTATTCTAGCATCCACGAACACCCACAGGCCAATTGTGCGCGAGTTTAGTCAGACCACGTGACACCAAcaagccaataacatgttttattcctgccagaaaatacaggcgatacgtagcgaaaataaacggttcagacgccggagagaaggagagcagcgaagagcagaaattcgaacagagaaaacgagagattcaggcggagagcggtggaaagaaggagacattcaggctaagagcagcgacaaggagagattcaggtGTAAAGGAGGAGGAATTCAGTTAGAGAAAAGGAAAGCGGCGACAggcgacaaggagagattcaggcgggtgagacggagagaagtagagaaagcagaaatggcagcctctaaaaaacggaaagtggacagcgaaaatagagcatttaatccagaatggacagagtcatttctctttgttcttcccactggtggcacaaaacctgtttgtctcatatgttcagaaacagtggcacttattaaaagtggcaatgtgaaacgccattatgagacaaaacacaaatgttttgaagaaacatatcccctcagatcagaagtaagatcagagaaaatacgtagtctcaaagcccaatatgaacagtccaccaggatcctgagccacacgttcactgctcagcaacgagcccatgagagttccctcagagtttcttggattttgggtcagcacaaaaaaccatttactgatggagaggttgtcaaagagtgtatgacagcagttgctgaaacactgtttgaaggaaaagaaaaacaagaagtttgtgaaaaaataaagcaaatccccatatcagcatcatctgctacaaagaaaagtgaaatactgactcaggatgttgtagcccagctagatgaagccatacagaaggcaccatgtgtaggtttggctgtggatgagtccactgacgtgtgtgataatgctcagctgttggtttatgtgaggttttattacgcagagcagaaagcattctatgaagacctgctgggtattactcctcttcagaccagcacaacaggagaggacatctacctggccattatggagatgttggcaaagagaggaattgagccttcaaaagtgatttcgataactacagatggagcccctgctatgatagggagagaaaagggagctgtaacaagaatgaagaaagacaaccctgacctcttaacctaccattgcattattcatcaatctgtcctctgtgcctccctgtcagatgagcatgctgaggtgatgacttcagtgatgaaaatgatcaactttcttagagcgtcctcttcctaccagcatcgcatgcttagagaattcctcaaagaagttgatgccaatgctgatgatcttctgctgcacaacaatgtgagatggctcagcaaaggcagagttttagcacgcttttgggccattaggagggaagtagcatcttttttggcagagctaaAACATCATAAGGCAACACAGTTGTCTACATTTCTATAAAATGAGAAGCAGATGGACAATGTTGCCTTTTTGGTTGATATAACTTCACATCTAAACGAACTGAACTTGAGGCAGGGCAAGGACAATTCCATTTGTGAACTAATGACAGCTGTCCGTGCCTTTCAGAGAAAACTTGAAATGTTCAAGGAGGACTTGCAGGAAGACTGTGTCCACTTCCCAGcagtgcaggaacaggttcagggacagcgagatgtctcgtcgtttgttgtcttcattgataaacttattgctaacttcagcaatcgttttgatagcttcagcattggccagcagctcaccatgttcattcagaacccattcctcatcacagatgtcaggagcttctcaaaggaagccacacagcattttaaatgggtcaatgccagggatcttcagatggagttagttgacctccaagcaaacttggccatgaaagaactgtctgccaggactgacccgtcctcattctggctccaaatggttcctgagacagctttctcacatctaaagaaagtagccttgtacatcctgaccatgtttggttccacccacaactgtgaggcagcgttctccacaatgaacattataaaaaacaaatatcgttccaggctcaccaatgagcatctccacacatgcatgaggatggctctgtctccattcaagcccaggttcaaaatgttggcaggacaagcaagagctcacttctctcactaagtaaaaatgtggaaaacattaacctaaatatatgttcagttattacatgtgtgcaaagtcacattttttaaaatcattttaagactttttagttcgcacgtgaagaggaaaaatgtaaaaaaattaagctttttctacatttattctgaagttagtagttt
It contains:
- the LOC139070291 gene encoding SCAN domain-containing protein 3-like — translated: MFYSCQKIQAIRSENKRFRRRREGEQRRAEIRTEKTRDSGGERWKEGDIQAKSSDKERFRRVRRREVEKAEMAASKKRKVDSENRAFNPEWTESFLFVLPTGGTKPVCLICSETVALIKSGNVKRHYETKHKCFEETYPLRSEVRSEKIRSLKAQYEQSTRILSHTFTAQQRAHESSLRVSWILGQHKKPFTDGEVVKECMTAVAETLFEGKEKQEVCEKIKQIPISASSATKKSEILTQDVVAQLDEAIQKAPCVGLAVDESTDVCDNAQLLVYVRFYYAEQKAFYEDLLGITPLQTSTTGEDIYLAIMEMLAKRGIEPSKVISITTDGAPAMIGREKGAVTRMKKDNPDLLTYHCIIHQSVLCASLSDEHAEVMTSVMKMINFLRASSSYQHRMLREFLKEVDANADDLLLHNNVRWLSKGRVLARFWAIRREVASFLAELKHHKATQLSTFL